ACGGTGGAGATCCTGTATCTCTTTCAGATGAGGTGAATCAGGGGGGCAGACCTCCTTAGCCTTCACGCAATCGTTCAGTGCCTCAGAGAATTCTTCTCTATCCTTGTGGATCTTCGCCCGGAAATACCATGGGGTCGGATTCTTTGGATCCAGCATGATAGCCTTGTTGAAATCAGCCAGTGCTCCAGCAGCATCACCCTGTGCAAGCAACGCTACGCCACGACCGTTGTAAGCGTCGGTATATGCACCATCCAGTTGAATGGCCTGTGAATAATCCTCGATGCCGCCGCCATAATCCCCGGCGGACATCCGTATCGTTGCCCTGTCATACCAGAGCTTGGGGGTTTTAGGAGAAAGCTTGAGTGCGACGTCCAGGTTCTTTCGGGCCTGTTCCAGATTACCTCTTGCAAACATGATAAAGCCGAGGTTGCCATGCATCTCCGCGTTGTCGGGGTTCAATTTAAGTGACTCGCGGATGTGCTCCTCGGCGCGGTCGGTCTCTCCGAGCTGCAGCAAGACCTTGCTGAGACTATCGTGGATCCTCCAGTCGTTGATCCTCCAGTCTTTCGATTCACCTTTCAAAGCCTTCTCGAACTCTGCAACCGCTTCACGGTGCCGGCTCTCCATCGCCAGCTTGTTGCCACGTTGGAAGTACTGGTAATGATCGACCGCAGGCACCAGTATGCTGAGGAATGAATTGTAGGAGATGTTTACAAACTCGGGGATGTTAACGGCCCGGTTAGCAGCAGTGCTATTTTCGATAAGGATGGGCGGGCTATCGTTTCCGGATTCGTCGATGTGCGTCAGAAACATCTGCGTGTATGGCGTGTTGCTCTTTGAGGAAAAGACGAGCCATCGTCCGTTGGGGGAAAAGCTGTGCCAGGAGTTCATCGTCGGGAGGTTACACCGCATCAGACGCGCTTCTCCGCCTGCTACCGGCACGATCCACAACTTACCATCGGGACGCATCAACAAGCCATTCTTGCTCTTGACGAAGACGATCCACTTTCCATCCGGGGAGACCTTGGGAAATGAGTTGCTCATGCCGTTGTTCCATGCTCCCCTGATAGGCTCTGGATGACCACCCTGCCCCTCGTTGAACGGAATGCGATACATGTCGAATAAGATAGGCGTTTCGTTGGGATCACCGGCATAGATTGCTACAGGGCTGCTTGTATCGTAGGAATTACGGGCCTTCGCTCGAAGAAAGATGATGGTCTTGCCGTCAGGAGTCCAGACCGGGTTGCAGTGGACGTAATTCGGGTCATCGGCACCTGGCAGAGATTTGATCTCTCCAGTTGCGCGAGAATAGTAGGCGAGGATTCCCCGCGTCGGATAGAAGACCTGGAGGAATCTGTAGTCAGTAAAATTTCTTACATAGAGAGAATCGTTGACGGTCGAGATGACGTATCGTCCATCGGGGCTGATCCGTGCCAGGAAACCGAGAGTCAGGCGGTCTTTCGGTTTCCCCTCGAATGCATTCCAGGTGATAACATTCCTGTCGCGAATCACAGTCTGGGGTCCAATGTCAACGATTGCATATGCCCCTTTGTCGCCATCAGGGCCATCGAGGTCCATCGCCAGCGTCTTTCCATGATCGGAGAAACTATGACAGTTTGCGCATGTTGGCATGTCTTTCAGAAGAACGCGACTATCGGGGCGAGAGATGTCCTTCAGTCGCCAGGCGATCAGCGGCAATGCAGTCTGATCCAGCGGCTTGATTACGCCATCTTTCCCCTTCGAGGGCATGAGCGGCACATCACGGTAGAAGATCGGCGCACCGACTGGATCTCTTGACGTGCTTAAAACCATCTTACCGCGTGAGAGGATTCGTGCATCGCTGCTTTGATAACCGTAAAAAGTGATTGTTGCAGGCTTCTCCACGGAGTTGTGTTTTATTGTATTCCAGAGGTCTTCTCCGGGCTTCCATGCCCTGGCGGATGCCTGGTAAGGAGTCGGCTTATAAATTTCGTTGGTGACTGCGATGCAGCTCTGGTCGATCTCTCCCTTTGGCGGTGCCATGGCGAGAACCAGTACGTAGATGTGAGATTCTCCTGTCTCTTTTCCAGTGCTAATTGCAATATCGACAAGCCAGCGGTCGACCTTTGGAGACGCATCGTGCCAGAGGAACGTCGGAGCGATTATCTCCGGCGGGAAGATCGAGACATCCATCGGGTAGTCGATCGTTACCACGGCGGCGTCACGCAATTCAGCCACTGCCTGGATGAGTCCTCTGATCAACTTCTGTTGCTCGTCGTCTGCTGTGGATCTCAACGGTGCTCCGTCTGCAAGTAATACCTTCCCTTCCAGCAGGATTACATCGCTACGCCGCGGAGTCGCTTTGCTCCCGGTTTCCTGACTGTTCAAGGAAGCCATCGTCAAAAAGGCCACGGCAATGCAGCTCATAATGGCAGGGCATGCAAAGAAATAGCTATTTCTTTTTCTACTCATCATTTCGCCTCAGTCTTTCAATTCTCAATCTTTCGGATGTCATCAACTATTTTTATGAAGACTTCCGGTGGGACACCCTGTCCCCGGTCGGATTTGAGTTCTGCCCGGCGTTCTTCTGAATCCACCACTTCAATGAGCAGACCATCGGCTCCGGCTGAAATTGCTGCCCGGCTCAATGAGGCGACCAGGTTCCAATCACCCGCGGCATGAGATGGATCAACAATGACCGGAAGGGGAGTAGCCTTGCGAAGTGGTTCGATGACGTTAAGATCGAGAAGATAGTTTGCATAACTCCAATGGCATGATGTGCGGATGCCTCTCTCGCAGAGGACAACGTTCCTGTTTCCTTCTTTTGCGATGTATTCCGCGGCACAGAGCCATTCCTCGATCGTGGCACTCCAGCCCCTCTTCAGCAGCACGGGCCTTGAACCGCGCCCGACTTCGGTCAGGAGGGGGAAGTTTTGCATGGAACGTGAGCCGATCTGTAGCATGTCGGCATAAGAGGCTACCTGCTCCACGAGGCGCGGATCCAGAACCTCGGTGACGAAGCCCAGGCCGGTCTGGCGGCGGACTTCGTCGAGAATCTTAAGACCTTCCAACCCGAGGCCCTGAAAGGAATGAGGATTGGTCCGGGGCTTGTAAGCTCCGCCTCGAAGCAGATGAGCACCGGCTTTCTTCGCGATTGTAGCGACTGTGAGCGTCTGTTCGAGCGATTCGACGGCGCACGGCCCGGCTATGATAACCCGGCGTGGGCCCCCAATAGTAATGTCACGGACTTTTACCTTGTGCATCGCTGAAGAGTCGGCATATTCCGGCCAGTTCTTCCTCAGGATGTTGAGCTCCGGCAAGCCTTCATTCATCACTTATTCCTCTTCGCTCTTTTATTGTTTCCTCTTGGTATCATGGCGATCGCCTCTATCTCCACGAGGAGATCGGGGCGGCATAGTTTTGCCTCGACGCCAGTGCTTGCTGGAAGGGGGTCCAGTCCGATTGTCTTCATGAACATCGTCCTGACTCTGTTGAATGTGCCGTAATAGAGCTTGATGTCTTTCAGGTAACAGGTAGTTCGGACAACGTCATGCCAGCTCGCACCTTCTGATGCAAGCAGAGCAGTCAGATTTCGAAAGGTGCGCAGGCACTGGGCTGGGAAATCGCCCGGATGAATCGTCCTCCCCTTATCGTCAACACTCGCCGTGCCGGAGAGGAATAGCATCGTCACTCCGGGCAATTCCACCCGCATTCCACGGCTGAATGATGAAGGATCTGGATAAT
This genomic window from Acidobacteriota bacterium contains:
- a CDS encoding Rid family hydrolase is translated as MKRRTLIFKRAISAPDVINEAYDYPDPSSFSRGMRVELPGVTMLFLSGTASVDDKGRTIHPGDFPAQCLRTFRNLTALLASEGASWHDVVRTTCYLKDIKLYYGTFNRVRTMFMKTIGLDPLPASTGVEAKLCRPDLLVEIEAIAMIPRGNNKRAKRNK
- the aroF gene encoding 3-deoxy-7-phosphoheptulonate synthase, with the protein product MNEGLPELNILRKNWPEYADSSAMHKVKVRDITIGGPRRVIIAGPCAVESLEQTLTVATIAKKAGAHLLRGGAYKPRTNPHSFQGLGLEGLKILDEVRRQTGLGFVTEVLDPRLVEQVASYADMLQIGSRSMQNFPLLTEVGRGSRPVLLKRGWSATIEEWLCAAEYIAKEGNRNVVLCERGIRTSCHWSYANYLLDLNVIEPLRKATPLPVIVDPSHAAGDWNLVASLSRAAISAGADGLLIEVVDSEERRAELKSDRGQGVPPEVFIKIVDDIRKIEN
- a CDS encoding tetratricopeptide repeat protein codes for the protein MMSRKRNSYFFACPAIMSCIAVAFLTMASLNSQETGSKATPRRSDVILLEGKVLLADGAPLRSTADDEQQKLIRGLIQAVAELRDAAVVTIDYPMDVSIFPPEIIAPTFLWHDASPKVDRWLVDIAISTGKETGESHIYVLVLAMAPPKGEIDQSCIAVTNEIYKPTPYQASARAWKPGEDLWNTIKHNSVEKPATITFYGYQSSDARILSRGKMVLSTSRDPVGAPIFYRDVPLMPSKGKDGVIKPLDQTALPLIAWRLKDISRPDSRVLLKDMPTCANCHSFSDHGKTLAMDLDGPDGDKGAYAIVDIGPQTVIRDRNVITWNAFEGKPKDRLTLGFLARISPDGRYVISTVNDSLYVRNFTDYRFLQVFYPTRGILAYYSRATGEIKSLPGADDPNYVHCNPVWTPDGKTIIFLRAKARNSYDTSSPVAIYAGDPNETPILFDMYRIPFNEGQGGHPEPIRGAWNNGMSNSFPKVSPDGKWIVFVKSKNGLLMRPDGKLWIVPVAGGEARLMRCNLPTMNSWHSFSPNGRWLVFSSKSNTPYTQMFLTHIDESGNDSPPILIENSTAANRAVNIPEFVNISYNSFLSILVPAVDHYQYFQRGNKLAMESRHREAVAEFEKALKGESKDWRINDWRIHDSLSKVLLQLGETDRAEEHIRESLKLNPDNAEMHGNLGFIMFARGNLEQARKNLDVALKLSPKTPKLWYDRATIRMSAGDYGGGIEDYSQAIQLDGAYTDAYNGRGVALLAQGDAAGALADFNKAIMLDPKNPTPWYFRAKIHKDREEFSEALNDCVKAKEVCPPDSPHLKEIQDLHREILELLRNKKQASR